One window of the Tautonia marina genome contains the following:
- a CDS encoding DUF1592 domain-containing protein, translated as MMLNDWRCVFAATAAITLVMCQLSFAQPDGMADDRFRQHVVPLLEIYCIDCHAEVYSEAGIVLDRFENGAAAVEDGETWLRVLDAIEGRIMPPIDLPQPSLEELETIVDWIEQDVLAARPEIASPPPVVIRRLNRQEYDNSIRDLLGVNLRLSDAFPPDEIGFGFDNVGSALNVSPIHVEKYLDAAERALDEAIILPDVEGFAPAELIGLRTYPLPMDQPVEFEHPLKPGRYLVDFSLVRVRVADEVPPPELLIGLGAAERRVEAVQVQDETVIYRLWLTVAEGDSMARVALAPGQTEASVLGPDIVTAIAGGDQRYGDARGLHVDSMVVRGPLPVEPEGLPESHRRLLPCSSGCEHDDPLDCARIAISRFAERAFRRPVRPDVEERLLEMYRLAYHRGESQERAVQVAMTTALVSPRFLYLVEPDESPGDRPLDDFELASRLSYFLWSSMPDDALFLAARQGTLREHLPEHVDRLLDDPRSDAFVANFVGQWLQLRTLEGVSRDEALFPEFDDALRNAMREETERYFASILQENRSIFELLDSDFTYVNEGLARHYGLEGITGEEFRRVTLTDRNRGGLLTQASVLTLTSNPNRTSPVKRGQWILQQILGTPPPTPPPGVPELDEDPKAAQDASLRERLELHRTNPECASCHRQMDPLGFALENYDAIGRWRTVDGDVVIDPSGELPGGIAFADARELKRVLTSTATKKVARTLVENLMTYGLGRGLIPDDYPEVEAIRERLAADDYRIRTIITGIVESRAFQHRGVAE; from the coding sequence ATGATGCTGAACGACTGGAGATGCGTGTTCGCCGCAACCGCCGCGATCACGTTGGTCATGTGCCAGCTATCCTTCGCTCAACCCGATGGGATGGCGGACGATCGATTCCGTCAACACGTCGTCCCGCTCCTTGAGATTTACTGCATCGATTGCCATGCAGAGGTCTATTCAGAGGCGGGAATCGTTCTCGATCGATTCGAGAATGGTGCGGCGGCGGTGGAAGACGGAGAGACCTGGCTTCGGGTGCTTGATGCAATCGAGGGACGCATCATGCCTCCGATCGACCTGCCCCAGCCGTCCCTCGAAGAACTGGAAACGATCGTCGATTGGATCGAGCAGGACGTGTTGGCTGCTCGTCCTGAAATTGCAAGCCCGCCCCCGGTCGTGATTCGAAGATTAAACCGACAAGAGTACGACAATTCGATTCGAGACCTGCTTGGGGTCAACCTCCGCCTCTCCGATGCGTTTCCGCCCGATGAGATCGGCTTCGGATTCGACAACGTCGGCTCGGCGCTGAACGTCTCACCGATTCATGTCGAAAAGTATCTGGATGCTGCCGAGCGTGCCCTCGACGAGGCCATCATTCTCCCCGATGTCGAAGGATTTGCCCCCGCCGAGCTGATCGGCCTGCGCACTTATCCGCTTCCAATGGATCAGCCGGTGGAATTCGAGCATCCTCTGAAGCCGGGGCGCTACCTGGTTGACTTCAGCCTCGTGAGGGTTCGGGTCGCCGACGAGGTCCCTCCTCCTGAGCTTCTCATCGGTCTCGGAGCGGCCGAGCGGCGTGTCGAGGCGGTTCAGGTGCAGGATGAGACGGTCATTTACCGGCTCTGGTTGACCGTTGCCGAAGGAGATTCGATGGCCCGCGTCGCACTGGCTCCAGGCCAGACCGAGGCGTCGGTTCTCGGGCCTGACATTGTCACCGCCATCGCGGGAGGAGACCAGCGCTATGGCGATGCCCGTGGTTTGCACGTCGATTCGATGGTCGTTCGTGGACCCCTCCCGGTCGAGCCCGAGGGGCTCCCCGAATCGCATCGGCGGCTTCTTCCTTGTTCTTCGGGGTGCGAACATGACGATCCGCTCGATTGCGCCCGAATAGCCATCTCCCGATTTGCCGAACGGGCCTTCCGGCGACCGGTTCGACCCGACGTGGAAGAACGGCTTCTTGAGATGTACCGTCTGGCCTACCACCGGGGTGAAAGCCAGGAGCGCGCTGTCCAGGTTGCCATGACAACGGCCCTCGTGTCCCCCCGGTTTCTCTACCTCGTCGAGCCTGATGAGTCTCCTGGCGATCGGCCGCTCGATGACTTTGAACTGGCCAGCCGGCTTTCCTATTTTCTCTGGAGCAGCATGCCGGACGACGCGCTCTTCCTTGCTGCTCGTCAGGGGACACTTCGTGAGCATCTGCCCGAGCACGTTGATCGGCTGCTTGATGACCCCCGATCGGATGCCTTCGTCGCGAACTTTGTCGGCCAGTGGTTGCAACTTCGGACGCTTGAGGGAGTCTCGCGTGACGAGGCCCTCTTCCCCGAGTTTGACGACGCCTTGCGCAATGCGATGCGAGAGGAGACGGAGCGGTATTTTGCCTCGATTCTGCAAGAGAATCGTAGCATTTTCGAATTGCTCGACTCAGACTTCACCTATGTGAACGAAGGCCTGGCGCGGCATTACGGTCTGGAGGGGATAACGGGCGAGGAGTTCCGGCGGGTCACCCTAACGGACCGGAATCGCGGCGGGCTCTTGACGCAGGCGAGTGTCCTGACCCTGACATCGAACCCGAACCGGACCTCGCCCGTCAAACGGGGGCAATGGATTCTGCAACAGATCCTTGGGACGCCACCCCCTACCCCGCCTCCTGGGGTTCCCGAACTGGACGAAGACCCGAAAGCCGCTCAAGATGCCTCGCTCCGGGAACGCCTGGAGCTTCACCGGACAAATCCGGAATGCGCCTCCTGCCATCGGCAAATGGATCCACTGGGCTTTGCCCTGGAAAACTATGACGCGATCGGACGATGGAGGACCGTGGACGGAGACGTCGTGATCGATCCTTCCGGAGAGCTTCCTGGAGGAATCGCCTTTGCAGACGCTCGCGAATTGAAGCGTGTTCTGACCTCCACCGCGACCAAGAAAGTTGCCAGAACCCTGGTCGAAAACCTGATGACTTACGGACTCGGCCGCGGTCTCATTCCTGACGATTATCCTGAAGTCGAAGCGATTCGGGAGCGACTCGCTGCCGACGACTACCGAATCCGCACGATCATCACCGGAATCGTCGAAAGCCGGGCCTTCCAACACCGAGGCGTTGCCGAGTGA
- the tssC gene encoding type VI secretion system contractile sheath large subunit — MSTDANDTQGQPVAEPETTTQSSAEPSLLDQILQVSRAKSDEDRTYQSDLIGQFVEDIVSGQMKVSANTEAMINARIAELDELLSDQLNAIMHHEDFQKLEASWRGLNYLVQESETGTMLQIRVLNASKKDLLRDMERASEFDQSALFKAVYTAEYDQFGGTPYGALIGDYQFGKHPQDLALLKRISNIAASAHAPFIAAAGPDMFGLESFTELPEFRDLSEIFRTRDYDKWNAFRQSEDARYVGLCLPHILLRLPYGPETKPVDAFQFREDVDGKEHDKYLWGNAAYAMGARLTDAFARYGWCASIRGVENGGLVRDLPVHTFLTDDGEIAAKCPAEVLISERREKELADLGFIALTHCKNTDFAAFFSAQSCQKATEYQGTDGDTATANARLSTQLPYILMTSRFAHYLKSIARDKIGSYMERAGCERWLNDWIMNYVTEDDFASDDTKRLYPLRSARIDVEDDPRRPGCYRAIAYMRPHYQLDELTASLRLVSELPARAKS; from the coding sequence GTGAGTACTGATGCCAACGACACCCAGGGCCAACCCGTCGCCGAACCCGAGACGACGACCCAGTCCTCGGCCGAACCGAGCCTTCTTGACCAGATCCTCCAGGTCAGCCGGGCCAAGAGCGACGAGGACCGTACCTATCAGAGCGATCTGATTGGCCAGTTCGTCGAAGACATCGTGAGTGGCCAGATGAAAGTCTCGGCCAACACAGAGGCGATGATCAATGCCCGCATCGCCGAACTCGACGAACTATTAAGCGATCAGCTCAACGCCATCATGCATCATGAAGACTTCCAGAAGCTGGAGGCTTCGTGGCGCGGACTGAACTATCTGGTTCAGGAATCCGAAACCGGAACAATGCTTCAGATCCGGGTGCTCAACGCGAGCAAAAAGGATCTGTTGCGCGACATGGAACGCGCCAGTGAGTTTGATCAAAGCGCGTTGTTCAAGGCAGTCTACACCGCCGAATACGATCAATTCGGCGGTACCCCGTACGGAGCCTTGATCGGCGACTATCAGTTTGGGAAGCATCCTCAGGATCTGGCGTTACTGAAACGCATCTCGAACATCGCGGCCTCGGCCCATGCTCCGTTTATTGCGGCGGCAGGTCCCGACATGTTCGGTCTCGAATCGTTTACCGAACTTCCCGAATTTCGAGATCTTTCCGAGATTTTTCGAACAAGGGATTACGACAAGTGGAACGCCTTCCGCCAGTCGGAAGATGCTCGCTATGTCGGTCTCTGCCTTCCTCACATCCTCCTCCGGCTTCCTTACGGCCCCGAAACGAAGCCGGTCGATGCCTTCCAGTTCCGAGAGGATGTCGATGGGAAAGAACACGACAAGTACCTTTGGGGTAACGCCGCGTACGCCATGGGAGCCCGATTGACCGATGCCTTCGCACGGTACGGTTGGTGTGCCTCCATTCGAGGCGTTGAGAACGGTGGACTCGTTCGGGACCTCCCGGTGCATACGTTCCTGACGGACGACGGCGAAATCGCCGCCAAATGTCCGGCCGAGGTGCTCATCTCCGAACGCCGTGAGAAGGAACTGGCCGACCTCGGGTTCATTGCGTTGACCCACTGTAAGAACACCGATTTCGCTGCTTTCTTCTCAGCCCAATCCTGTCAGAAGGCGACCGAGTACCAGGGGACCGACGGTGACACGGCAACAGCCAATGCGAGACTCTCAACCCAGTTGCCGTACATCTTGATGACGAGCCGGTTCGCTCATTACCTCAAGTCGATTGCAAGAGACAAGATCGGCTCGTACATGGAACGGGCCGGATGCGAGCGCTGGCTCAACGATTGGATTATGAATTATGTGACCGAGGACGATTTTGCCTCGGACGACACAAAGCGACTCTACCCGCTTCGCTCGGCCCGCATCGATGTTGAGGACGACCCTCGCCGTCCCGGCTGCTATCGGGCCATTGCCTACATGAGGCCACACTATCAACTCGACGAACTGACTGCCTCGTTGCGGCTCGTTTCCGAGCTGCCCGCGCGAGCGAAGTCCTGA
- a CDS encoding Hcp family type VI secretion system effector: MASVDYFLKLDGIDGESQDDKHKNEIEVQSWSWGETNSGDASHGAGMGAGKVSMQDFHFVMQVNKSSPKLMEACATGKHIKEATLTCRKAGETAQEYLKIKFSDLLVSSYQTGGSSGDVIPVDQISLNFSKIEYEYKEQKPDGSLGGAVKAGYDLKANKKV; this comes from the coding sequence ATGGCCTCCGTAGACTATTTCTTGAAGCTCGACGGGATCGACGGCGAAAGCCAGGACGACAAGCATAAGAACGAAATCGAGGTCCAGTCCTGGAGTTGGGGCGAGACCAATAGCGGCGATGCCTCCCACGGCGCAGGGATGGGGGCTGGGAAGGTCTCCATGCAAGACTTCCACTTCGTCATGCAAGTCAATAAATCGTCACCGAAGCTCATGGAAGCATGCGCGACTGGTAAACACATCAAGGAAGCCACCTTGACCTGCCGAAAGGCGGGGGAGACCGCTCAGGAATACCTGAAGATTAAATTCTCCGACCTTCTCGTCTCCAGCTATCAGACTGGTGGGAGCAGTGGGGATGTCATCCCTGTGGATCAAATCAGCCTTAACTTCTCGAAGATCGAGTACGAATACAAGGAACAGAAGCCCGACGGCTCGCTCGGCGGTGCCGTCAAGGCTGGGTACGATCTGAAGGCGAACAAGAAAGTCTGA
- the tssH gene encoding type VI secretion system ATPase TssH yields MAIQAGTLVKKLNPTCLDALQAAAGLCLSRTNYSVEIEHWLLKLSESVDSDLQRIFRNFDLDVTQLQGDLVTAIDRFKTGNSRTPTLAPQIEDVLKEAWLLASVQYGLGQIRSGVVLLALLSNDSLRRLAREMSSTLTELSTERLESELLDAAAGSVEDVGPAAASSASSPGARGETGMPAGGGAGRALDQYTIDLTGRVEAGEIDPVIGRDEEIRQMVDILIRRRQNNPILTGEAGVGKTAVVEGFAQRVVAGDVPEVLRNIRIHVLDLGLLQAGAGVRGEFENRLKQVISEVKGSPVPIVLFIDEAHTIIGAGGQAGQGDAANLLKPALARGELRTIAATTWAEYKKYFEKDAALARRFQVVKVEEPDEPRAVTMMRGISEMLERHHRVRILDEAIHASVTLSARYLSGRQLPDKSVSLLDTACARVAIGQASTPAAVEDARRRIEALNIELGILRRDEAAGSPHAEAIAARLAERVEAESRLAELEARWAVERERVAEIRELLESIEHSRLAAEAQQNGEPRPDPGHPQHDFDVLRAELSAKTSDLRTLQGESPLMQVCVDSETIAQVIAGWTGIPAGRMMADEIQTVLDLHEMLGRRVVGQAHALEAISQRIRTARANLTDPRRPIGVFLLVGPSGVGKTETALALAEALYGGERNLISINMSEYQEAHTVSGLKGSPPGYVGYGEGGVLTEAVRRRPYSVLLLDEVEKAHPDVMELFFQVFDKGVLEDAEGREIDFKNTVILLTSNVGTDTIMQIAPAGHANPSPEVLNESLRPDLLRAFPAAFLGRLIVVPYYPVRDDVLRQITRMQLDRVARRMTENHGAILNYDDALVETIVARCTEVESGARNVDHILTRSLLPELSRALLARMVDGDVIREARVSVDDSGAFTYEIE; encoded by the coding sequence ATGGCGATTCAGGCCGGGACCTTGGTGAAAAAACTCAATCCAACATGCCTGGACGCGCTTCAGGCCGCCGCGGGGCTCTGCCTGTCTCGCACGAACTATAGTGTTGAAATCGAGCACTGGTTACTCAAACTTTCCGAGTCGGTCGATTCGGATCTTCAACGAATCTTTCGAAACTTTGACCTTGATGTAACCCAGCTTCAAGGCGACCTGGTGACCGCGATCGACCGCTTCAAGACCGGAAATTCGAGAACTCCGACACTCGCTCCGCAGATTGAAGATGTTCTCAAAGAAGCGTGGTTGCTTGCGTCTGTTCAGTATGGCCTGGGTCAGATTCGATCGGGTGTCGTCTTGCTGGCCTTGCTCAGCAACGATTCGTTACGACGGCTCGCGCGAGAGATGTCGTCGACCCTGACCGAACTTTCGACCGAGCGACTTGAGTCCGAATTGCTCGACGCCGCAGCTGGATCGGTCGAGGACGTAGGACCGGCCGCCGCGTCGTCGGCCTCGTCGCCTGGGGCTCGTGGTGAGACGGGGATGCCGGCGGGCGGAGGGGCTGGACGCGCGCTCGATCAGTACACCATTGACCTGACTGGCCGCGTTGAAGCGGGTGAGATCGATCCGGTTATCGGTCGGGACGAAGAAATCCGCCAGATGGTGGATATTTTGATTCGTCGCCGGCAAAACAACCCGATACTTACCGGCGAGGCCGGAGTCGGAAAAACCGCTGTGGTAGAGGGTTTCGCACAGCGGGTCGTGGCGGGTGATGTTCCGGAGGTCCTTCGGAACATTCGGATTCACGTCCTTGATCTGGGCTTACTTCAGGCAGGAGCGGGTGTTCGAGGCGAGTTCGAAAACCGACTGAAACAGGTGATTTCCGAGGTCAAAGGGTCACCGGTCCCGATTGTCCTGTTCATTGATGAAGCACATACGATCATTGGTGCGGGAGGACAGGCCGGGCAAGGAGATGCCGCGAACCTCCTCAAGCCGGCCCTGGCACGGGGAGAGCTACGAACAATCGCCGCAACGACCTGGGCCGAGTACAAAAAATATTTTGAGAAGGATGCGGCACTCGCTCGGCGGTTCCAGGTGGTCAAGGTTGAGGAACCTGACGAACCCCGAGCCGTCACGATGATGCGAGGCATCAGTGAAATGCTGGAGCGGCACCATCGGGTCCGGATACTCGATGAGGCGATCCATGCGTCGGTGACCTTGTCGGCGAGATATCTCAGTGGTCGACAGCTCCCGGACAAATCGGTGAGCCTGCTCGATACGGCGTGTGCTCGGGTGGCCATTGGCCAGGCGTCGACTCCGGCTGCGGTCGAGGATGCCCGCCGTCGGATTGAAGCGCTCAACATCGAACTTGGCATCCTCCGTCGAGACGAAGCGGCTGGTTCTCCACATGCCGAGGCCATCGCGGCTCGATTGGCAGAACGGGTTGAGGCCGAGTCTCGCCTGGCTGAACTTGAAGCCCGTTGGGCCGTTGAACGAGAGCGAGTCGCCGAAATCCGGGAATTGCTTGAGTCGATCGAACACTCCAGGCTCGCTGCCGAAGCTCAGCAGAATGGGGAACCTCGGCCCGATCCTGGGCACCCTCAACATGATTTCGACGTACTGAGAGCGGAACTCAGTGCCAAGACCTCTGATCTCCGGACACTGCAGGGTGAGTCTCCGTTGATGCAGGTTTGCGTCGACTCTGAGACAATCGCTCAGGTGATTGCCGGCTGGACTGGAATTCCGGCCGGCCGGATGATGGCCGATGAGATCCAAACGGTCCTCGACCTTCACGAAATGCTTGGCCGCCGCGTGGTCGGTCAGGCCCATGCCCTTGAGGCAATCAGCCAGCGGATTCGAACGGCCCGCGCCAATCTAACCGATCCTCGCCGACCGATCGGCGTTTTTCTTCTGGTTGGTCCCAGCGGGGTTGGCAAGACGGAGACGGCCCTTGCCCTTGCCGAGGCGCTCTATGGAGGGGAGCGCAACCTGATTTCGATTAACATGTCAGAGTATCAGGAAGCCCACACCGTTTCAGGGCTAAAGGGATCACCGCCCGGATACGTCGGCTACGGAGAGGGGGGGGTGTTGACCGAGGCGGTGCGACGACGGCCTTACAGTGTCCTCCTGCTCGACGAGGTGGAAAAAGCACACCCGGATGTCATGGAACTGTTTTTCCAGGTTTTTGACAAGGGAGTGCTCGAAGACGCGGAAGGCCGCGAAATCGACTTTAAGAACACGGTCATCCTGCTGACTTCGAACGTTGGCACCGACACCATCATGCAGATTGCCCCAGCCGGCCATGCCAATCCCAGCCCCGAAGTCTTGAACGAATCGCTTCGCCCCGACCTTCTCAGGGCCTTTCCAGCGGCATTCCTTGGTCGGCTGATCGTCGTCCCGTACTATCCGGTTCGCGATGATGTCCTTCGCCAGATCACCCGCATGCAACTCGATCGAGTCGCGCGGCGAATGACTGAGAACCACGGAGCAATTCTGAATTATGACGATGCGCTGGTTGAAACAATCGTCGCTCGATGCACCGAGGTCGAGAGTGGTGCTCGGAATGTCGATCACATCCTGACGCGTAGCTTGCTCCCCGAACTTTCTCGGGCGTTACTGGCTCGCATGGTCGATGGCGACGTTATCCGAGAAGCTCGCGTCAGCGTGGACGACTCCGGCGCGTTCACTTATGAGATTGAGTGA
- the tssE gene encoding type VI secretion system baseplate subunit TssE produces MPRRDPVPRFQHSLWDRLTNPDLIRGADVELSVSSEIERIKNEVRRDLEWLLNSRRTPGDPPGTMSHLSRSLMTYGLPDITSMSLGDSDSRDRLTHLLESVIRDFEPRLSNVRVIFEPHKNDDKIGSLHYRIEAILRVDPAPEPVVFDTVLELGNKAFVVQGENL; encoded by the coding sequence ATGCCTCGGCGCGATCCTGTTCCTCGATTTCAGCATTCCCTCTGGGATCGTCTGACCAACCCGGACCTGATCCGTGGAGCAGACGTTGAACTCTCCGTTTCGAGTGAAATCGAACGGATCAAGAACGAGGTTCGCCGCGACCTGGAATGGTTGCTCAATTCAAGACGAACCCCTGGTGATCCCCCAGGCACCATGAGCCATCTCTCTCGATCATTGATGACGTATGGACTGCCCGACATCACCTCCATGAGCCTGGGTGACTCGGACTCTCGCGACCGGCTGACTCATCTGCTTGAATCCGTGATCCGCGATTTCGAGCCAAGGCTCTCCAACGTTCGGGTCATCTTCGAACCCCACAAAAACGACGACAAAATCGGCTCGTTACACTATCGCATCGAAGCAATCCTCCGGGTCGATCCGGCTCCTGAACCGGTCGTGTTCGACACCGTCCTTGAACTCGGCAACAAAGCGTTCGTTGTCCAAGGCGAGAACCTGTAA
- the tssB gene encoding type VI secretion system contractile sheath small subunit, which translates to MPGDESLQHKLDRVRPPRVQITYDVQVGDAQKKVELPFLLGVLADLSGHPEEPLPSMKERKFVEINRDNFNRIMAGMKPRLAMKVDNQLQKDGSRLGVELKFRSIDDFEPEQVVRQVEPLRKLLEARQRLADLKTKITSNDRLDSLLQDIIKDTDRLKRLGEETGQHDQDDPGSSDTSE; encoded by the coding sequence ATGCCTGGCGATGAGAGCCTCCAGCACAAGCTCGACCGCGTTCGTCCCCCTCGCGTTCAGATTACGTACGACGTCCAGGTCGGCGATGCGCAGAAAAAGGTTGAACTGCCTTTTTTGCTCGGCGTGCTTGCAGACCTGTCGGGCCATCCGGAAGAACCGCTTCCTTCGATGAAGGAACGCAAGTTTGTCGAAATTAATCGCGACAATTTCAATCGCATCATGGCGGGAATGAAGCCGCGACTGGCGATGAAGGTGGACAACCAGTTGCAGAAGGATGGCTCCCGCCTCGGGGTGGAGTTGAAATTCAGGTCGATTGATGACTTTGAGCCGGAGCAAGTGGTACGTCAAGTTGAGCCGTTACGCAAACTGCTCGAAGCTCGCCAGCGGTTGGCGGATCTGAAAACGAAGATCACATCGAACGATCGGCTGGACAGCCTGCTTCAAGATATCATCAAGGATACCGATCGCCTGAAACGGCTCGGAGAAGAAACGGGGCAACACGATCAGGACGACCCCGGATCGTCGGACACGAGCGAATAA
- the tssA gene encoding type VI secretion system protein TssA, with protein sequence MAAAHVLDIDSLLNPISDDRPAGDDLRWEDEFARLESARESDEDAASRDIYERERKLADFDAVIAMGTELLRERTKDLRIAAFIVDALARRHGLPGMRDGLLLIQQLQEQFWETMHPEPEDGDLELREGVIEWLDGDRSLPLIIRSVPLTHAFGDLCYSYFRYKESRDVEQAIAKNPERADELIAEGKIRSEDFDNAVKATDESFYRNLLVQVRDCRAAIDQLNESLSAEKHFGRKGPRLSACISAIEDVSKLVEKLVKSRGITEEPPELPVSEEDDVETEAIPEDVEPSETISADEPEPPARSPRPRSSSGPIHDPSDARQRIAEAARFLQAADPSDPVPYLVVRALSMGSFYRISGRPSPSELPAIPTEIRREARRLADDQDWEGLLQVCERAMAESAGLGWLDNHRYSLIALDQLGHDDARRAVRAVLLAWLSDYPDWPECEMDDETPCASRETRAWLSELQPIQEPEPEPAPEPEPQSPQWLSVEPDSQNPEPAPHEPDPWDRARELLGSGNSGEALAMMARAVREARTGRERFLRTLQQAELCLAMNRPAISRSLLDDLARQIDEFRLEHWEEAELCARVFAGLYRCVRDDDPDRAREVYRRLCQFDISLAVQLGETH encoded by the coding sequence ATGGCAGCGGCACACGTCTTGGATATCGACTCCCTGCTGAACCCCATTTCCGACGACCGACCTGCAGGAGACGATCTGCGTTGGGAAGACGAGTTTGCTCGGCTCGAGTCTGCTCGGGAGAGCGACGAAGATGCGGCAAGTCGAGACATCTATGAGCGCGAACGAAAGTTGGCCGACTTCGACGCCGTGATTGCAATGGGGACCGAACTGCTCCGGGAACGAACGAAGGATCTTCGCATCGCCGCCTTCATCGTCGATGCACTCGCTCGTCGGCATGGTTTACCAGGGATGCGAGATGGACTGCTTCTGATTCAGCAGTTGCAAGAGCAGTTCTGGGAGACAATGCATCCCGAACCCGAGGATGGCGATCTGGAACTCCGAGAGGGGGTGATTGAATGGCTCGACGGCGATCGCTCGCTGCCGTTGATTATTCGATCGGTGCCGTTGACGCATGCGTTTGGTGATCTCTGCTATTCGTACTTTCGGTACAAGGAATCTCGGGATGTCGAGCAGGCCATCGCCAAGAATCCGGAGCGAGCCGACGAATTGATCGCCGAGGGGAAGATCCGTTCCGAGGACTTTGACAACGCTGTCAAGGCAACCGACGAGTCGTTCTATCGAAACCTTCTCGTTCAGGTTCGGGATTGTCGGGCCGCGATCGACCAACTCAACGAAAGTCTCTCGGCCGAGAAACACTTCGGGAGGAAAGGCCCCAGGCTCTCTGCCTGCATCTCGGCGATCGAAGACGTCAGCAAACTTGTTGAGAAACTGGTGAAATCCCGAGGGATTACCGAGGAACCACCTGAGCTTCCTGTCAGCGAGGAAGACGACGTCGAGACTGAAGCGATCCCCGAAGACGTCGAACCGAGCGAGACGATTTCGGCCGATGAGCCAGAACCTCCTGCTCGTTCTCCTCGACCCCGGTCAAGCTCGGGTCCCATTCACGACCCGTCCGATGCGCGACAACGCATCGCCGAGGCGGCTAGGTTTCTTCAAGCAGCCGACCCCTCTGATCCAGTTCCCTATCTGGTGGTCCGGGCCTTGTCCATGGGGAGCTTTTATCGGATTTCGGGTCGTCCCAGTCCGTCGGAACTCCCCGCAATACCAACCGAGATCCGCCGAGAAGCCCGCAGGCTCGCCGATGACCAGGACTGGGAGGGGCTCCTCCAGGTTTGCGAACGGGCGATGGCTGAATCCGCAGGACTTGGCTGGCTCGACAATCATCGTTATTCCTTGATTGCGCTCGATCAACTTGGCCACGACGATGCCCGGCGCGCTGTTCGTGCTGTGCTGCTCGCCTGGCTGTCCGATTACCCGGATTGGCCCGAGTGCGAGATGGACGACGAAACGCCCTGCGCGAGTCGGGAAACCCGGGCCTGGCTCTCAGAACTTCAACCCATTCAGGAACCCGAGCCCGAGCCGGCGCCTGAGCCCGAACCTCAGTCTCCACAATGGCTTTCGGTCGAGCCTGATTCCCAAAATCCCGAGCCGGCACCGCACGAGCCGGACCCCTGGGATCGTGCTCGGGAGTTACTCGGATCGGGTAACAGTGGCGAGGCCCTCGCCATGATGGCCAGGGCGGTCCGGGAGGCCCGCACGGGCCGGGAACGATTTCTCCGGACACTCCAACAGGCTGAACTGTGCTTGGCGATGAACCGTCCGGCGATCTCTCGCTCACTGCTGGACGATCTCGCTCGACAGATCGACGAATTCCGACTCGAGCACTGGGAGGAGGCTGAGCTTTGCGCTCGGGTCTTCGCCGGACTCTATCGATGCGTTCGAGACGATGATCCGGATCGAGCCAGGGAAGTCTATCGTCGGCTTTGTCAGTTTGATATTAGCCTGGCTGTTCAACTCGGAGAGACGCATTAA